One Fusarium poae strain DAOMC 252244 chromosome 4, whole genome shotgun sequence DNA window includes the following coding sequences:
- the ARL1 gene encoding Arf GTPase arl1 — translation MGNSMSWFSNLLFSKKEIRILILGLDNAGKTTLLYRLKVGEVVTTIPTIGFNVESVTYKNLNFNVWDLGGQTSIRPYWRCYYANTAAVIFVVDSTDIERLHTASEELSAMLNEEELKDAALLVFANKQDQPGAKGAGEISEALRLGELRDRNWSIMACSAVDGSGVNEGMDWLVQTVNQD, via the exons ATGGGCAACTCAATGTCATGGTTCTCCAACCTACTATTCTCGAAAAAGGAGATTAGAATATTGATTCTTGGCCTG GACAACGCAGGCAAGACCACTTTGTTATATCGACTCAAG GTCGGCGAGGTCGTCACAACGATACCTACGATTGGGTTCAACGTCGAATCTGTCACTTACAAGAATCTCAACTTCAACGTCTGG GATCTCGGTGGTCAAACAAGTATCCGACCATACTGGCGGTGTTACTATGCCAACACGGCAGctgtcatcttcgtcgtgGACTCTACCGATATCGAGCGATTACATACAGCTTCGGAAGAGCTGTCGGCTATGCTGAACGAGGAGGAGCTTAAGGATGCGGCGCTGTTGGTGTTTGCCAACAAGCAGGATCAGCCTGGTGCCAAGGGTGCAGGCGAGATCTCGGAAGCGCTGCGTCTGGGTGAGCTCCGCGATCGCAACTGGAGCATTATGGCCTGTTCGGCGGTCGACGGTAGCGGCGTGAACGAGGGCATGGACTGGCTTGTG CAAACTGTCAACCAGGACTAA
- the SMP3 gene encoding alpha 1,2 mannosyltransferase (SECRETED:SignalP(1-25)~TransMembrane:6 (n7-18c23/24o58-77i89-106o175-199i211-235o273-294i342-364o)~BUSCO:15413at5125~CAZy:GT22) yields MWRRTYLTLVLIRLWFALSPSYLHPDENFQGPEVIAGQIFSYPVRHTWEFTSENPIRSVFPLWPVYGLPMLLLRWLWIGNGQDGEIPPIAVFWTLRVLMFAISFVLEDWALHELIPSPKHRRVAVLLVASSYVTWTYQTHTFSNSVETLVVAWSLVLIQRVADPRQRSCVLSATVLGIVAVFGVFNRITFPAFLVVPGLRLLPVFWKRPTSLVCLTLAAAVTTVIAIGLDTAFYLPDSVTWTDLIHRPVITPLNNFKYNSATENLAQHGLHPWYQHLVGNLPLLLGPAAALLVIRPKLSIRLWSAMSGLVVLSAFQHQEARFLLPTVPLFLSSIRMPRNKTVLYIFAAVWIGFNLVLGSLMGIYHQGGVVPGQVFLSQQPDATQAIWWKTYTPPIWLLNGKNEFLTTRDVMGLKGELLLEQLSELATCDTPADRRNQEYLKEKNGTYLIAPASATWLDPYLSNKGLEGLRFREVWRYRKHLNLDDLDFGDDGVWDTLARVIGRRGLVAWRVTKSCPR; encoded by the exons ATGTGGCGGCGCACATATCTTACGCTCGTCCTTATCAGGCTGTGGTTTGCGCTTTCACCCAGCTATCTACACCCAGACGAGAACTTTCAAGGCCCTGAGGTCATTGCTG GACAAATCTTTAGCTATCCCGTTCGTCACACATGGGAATTCACAAGCGAAAATCCTATCCGAAGCGTCTTTCCGCTATGGCCTGTCTACGGTCTTCCTATGCTTCTTCTCCGATGGTTATGGATCGGTAATGGGCAAGACGGCGAGATCCCACCTATTGCAGTCTTCTGGACTTTGCGCGTTCTCATGTTTGCCATCAGCTTTGTTCTTGAAGACTGGGCATTGCACGAGCTGATACCCTCGCCGAAGCACCGCCGTGTTGCCGTTCTCCTAGTCGCATCGTCCTACGTGACTTGGACCTACCAGACGCACACCTTCTCTAATTCGGTAGAAACGCTTGTTGTTGCATGGAGTCTTGTTTTGATTCAGCGAGTCGCTGACCCACGG CAACGATCATGTGTTTTATCTGCTACAGTACTTGGAATAGTTGCAGTGTTTGGTGTATTTAACCGAATCACGTTTCCAGCGTTTCTTGTCGTCCCAGGTCTTCGGTTGCTTCCAGTATTCTGGAAAAG ACCTACTTCTCTCGTATGCTTGACCCTAGCTGCAGCAGTGACAACTGTCATTGCCATCGGTCTAGACACCGCATTTTACCTTCCAGATTCTGTCACATGGACCGACTTGATTCATAGACCAGTAATCACACCCCTTAACAACTTCAAGTACAACTCAGCAACCGAGAATCTGGCCCAACATGGCCTTCATCCTTGGTACCAGCACTTGGTGGGGAATTTGCCGTTGCTGCTGGGCCCAGCTGCTGCGTTGTTGGTAATTAGGCCTAAGCTGTCCATCCGACTCTGGTCTGCCATGTCTGGACTAGTTGTTTTATCGGCGTTCCAGCATCAAGAGGCGAGGTTTCTACTGCCGACAGTACCTCTATTTCTGTCGTCCATCCGAATGCCTCGAAACAAAACAGTGTTGTACATTTTTGCAGCAGTTTGGATCGGCTTTAACCTGGTCCTCGGCTCATTGATGGGTATCTACCATCAAGGAGGAGTGGTGCCGGGGCAAGTCTTCTTGAGTCAGCAACCAGATGCTACCCAGGCGATCTGGTGGAAAACTTATACACCGCCTATCTGGCTTTTGAACGGCAAGAATGAATTCTTGACAACTCGAGACGTTATGGGTCTCAAGGGGGAGTTACTCCTGGAGCAACTCAGTGAACTCGCTACATGCGACACTCCAGCCGACAGGAGAAACCAGGAGTATCTGAAGGAGAAGAACGGCACATATCTCATTGCCCCAGCATCGGCGACGTGGCTGGACCCCTACCTATCTAACAAGGGCTTGGAGGGGCTACGATTTAGAGAGGTTTGGCGTTACAGGAAACATTTGAACCTGGATGATTTGGACTTTGGGGACGATGGCGTTTGGGACACCCTGGCCAGGGTTATTGGGCGACGAGGGCTTGTCGCCTGGAGGGTAACAAAAAGCTGTCCAAGGTGA
- the SCON3 gene encoding E3 ubiquitin ligase complex SCF subunit scon-3 (BUSCO:52422at5125), whose protein sequence is MSESTSVEKIWLASNDSATIEVDRVVAERSMLIKNMLEDVGDDSITQTNPIPIPNVNEAVLRKVIEWCEHHRNDPPQAQDDESDARKKTTDIEEWDQKFMQVDQEMLFEIILASNYLDIKPLLDVGCKTVANMIKGKSPEEIRKTFNITNDFTPEEEEQIRRENEWAEDR, encoded by the exons ATGTCCGAGTCTACATCTGTTGAGAAGATCTGGCTGGCCTCCAACGACAGCGCCACCATCGAAGTCG ACCGCGTTGTCGCTGAGCGATCAATGCTGATCAAAAACATGCTCGAGGATGTTGGCGACGATTCCATCACCCAGACCAACCCCATTCCTATTCCCAAC GTCAACGAGGCAGTCCTCCGCAAGGTTATCGAGTGGTGCGAACACCACCGAAACGACCCTCCTCAGGCTCAGGATGATGAATCCGACGCTCGCAAGAAGACTACCGACATTGAGGAGTGGGACCAGAAGTTCATGCAGGTCGATCAGGAGATGCTCTTTGAGATCATCCTT GCCTCCAACTATCTCGACATTAAGCCCCTTCTCGATGTCGGATGCAAGACCGTTGCCAACATGATCAAGGGCAAGTCGCCAGAGGAGATCCGCAAGACCTTCAACATCACCAACGACTTCACccccgaggaggaggagcagatTCGCCGCGAGAACGAGTGGGCTGAGGACCGCTAA
- the CRP74 gene encoding 60S ribosomal protein L10a (BUSCO:47618at5125), with protein MSKITVANVRTQVGELLEYSNETKKRNFLETVELQIGLKNYDPQRDKRFSGSIRLPSIPRPNMSICILGDQHDIDRAKHGGVDAMSADDLKKLNKNKKLIKKLARKYDAFVASEALIKQIPRLLGPGLSKAGKFPTPVSHADDLTGRINEVKSTIKFQLKKVLCMGVAVGNVEMTQEQLVGNIMLAINYLVSLLKKGWQNVGSLTIKASMSPPKRLY; from the exons ATGTCGAAAATCACAGTCG CTAATGTCCGGACCCAGGTCGGAGAGCTCCTTGAGTACTCCAATGAGACCAAGAAGCGAAACTTCCTCGAGACCGTCGAGCTTCAGATCGGCCTGAAGAACTACGACCCCCAGAG AGACAAGCGTTTCTCCGGCTCCATCCGTCTCCCCTCCATTCCTCGCCCCAACATGTCCATCTGCATTCTCGGTGACCAGCACGATATCGACCGAGCCAAGCACGG TGGTGTTGACGCCATGTCTGCTGATGACTTGAAGAAGctcaacaagaacaagaagctcATCAAGAAGCTCGCCCGCAAGTACGATGCTTTCGTCGCTTCCGAGGCTCTGATCAAGCAGATCCCCCGTCTCTTGGGTCCTGGTCTTTCCAAGGCCGGAAAGTTCCCTACCCCCGTCTCTCACGCCGATGATCTCACCGGACGTATCAACGAGGTCAAGAGCACCATCAAGTTCCAGCTCAAGAAGGTTCTCTGCATGGGTGTCGCCGTCGGCAACGTCGAGATGACCCAGGAGCAGCTTGTTGGTAACATCATGTTGGCCATCAACTACCTTGTCTCTCTTCTCAAGAAGGGCTGGCAGAACGTTGGAAGCCTTACCATCAAGGCTTCCATGTCTCCCCCCAAGCGCCTGTACTAA
- the RPL39 gene encoding 60S ribosomal protein L39, whose amino-acid sequence MLSGLYSHNTRSLTLISLQSHKSFRTKQKLAKAQKQNRPVPQWVRLRTGNTIRYNAKRRHWRKTKLGI is encoded by the exons ATGCTTTCAGGGCTTTACTCACATAACACCCGATCGCTGACACTCATTTCTCTACAGAGCCACAAGTCTTTCCGAACCAAGCAGAAGCTTGCCAAGGCCCAGAAGCAGAACCGCCCTGTGCCTCAGTGGGTTCGCCTCCGAACTGGCAACACCATCCG CTACAACGCTAAGCGAAGGCACTGGCGCAAGACCAAGCTCGGTATCTAA